From a region of the Synergistaceae bacterium genome:
- a CDS encoding UvrD-helicase domain-containing protein, protein MTLEEQQQVQNLINAKTRLLTQQINSQQNHIYSLTEEISARNDEINSLNRKIIALNDEIIDKREEIESLNSKIDSLHGKINALNTEIDSKKREISSLQTQLNDSHAENQKLTAYIQSTPPPEEIKSEPEIKPEPVQAVKPVNNYLVSLLRQHFGFDSFKPGQEEIINALLSGRDVFCSMPDNYGKSICYRLPALLMPGLTLVIADENENFNIDSHSARLDNSLNSTQKRELLRRIKSGACKILYSDLEQLNGIINFLNGVEISLIAVIMRENLIAYREFADSLNSKRIPIAIFTGVTSPEQRAEIMKDLRSPMRVITGFELQNYSFAIIKSENKNASINEILTQHKDSNGIIYTSKPQDFIKFAGRNALILSQLSQEDASNANFIVYSDFAGTLAEFFKSAIPDKDLIILVSQKDLRTSDGAFIMFCNSDDPIKILAGYIGTEESQVKPDEEISQPIELTPEDFADFDFTSANESQKEAITTTNGPLLILAGPGTGKTFTLIQRTIFLIQKKRLKPENILIATFTNRAAHEILSRMSEEFKARNIQADINELYIGTFHSLCEKILRGYVQFTRFKKNFRILDDFEHKYLLMRKIERFNDITALTSPGKWDRAEELCNYINKLSEELADSQELIRDSDPLISSLGRAMLLHDDLLIDDNSLSFSALLVETYKLLRDNPEILESLQSRIKYLMADEYQDTNYIQEQILFLIAGESKNICVAGDDDQSLYRFRGAAVRNILEFPEKFARNECKIVKLLLNYRSDANIMKFFTSWINDTGKFFNWENFRYDKNLEAFRNESKSVFRLAGVNDSAEWHEKILALLKSLTDSGKLSDYNQVAFLFRSVRAAHVQELAQFLENHNIKVYSPRSDMFFKRGEIHFALGCFISMFPKYLKSLESGEFKFNGHEPENIIYYRNCLRTVARFIDKPGYLQLKKWLMKKRDFHAKLNGYANYSYSDLLYNLFAFMPFNKALDAEINSDVKTLRPARNLSRLMQVIKDFEHISNINNIHSKYIESQTIRLFNIYLRFLLEGGLNEYESEDPAAPSGHVAFMTIHQAKGREFPVVLVDSLSNTPNIVFNDGTNSEIMNAVESKYFKRPPFEPEDMINYFDFWRLYYVAFSRAKDLLILTCREDSTTPSKYFEDSYNSLDDADESFNPENINISESNNSSLKQIYSFTSDILLYESCPVKYKFYRELEFSPVKSKTQLIGILVHSVIDDINKAVINGQENLINEQIISNWLESDYTELAKTERAALTKADREIALGHVIRYVILRGNDWSGIKESESELKLIRDDYIITGRADLICSDNGQIDIIEFKTGTKPNININHDRARLETHKRQLNIYAYIFSQTTGQKVNRLRLYYMFDGSTSPEIVYDYNESEAQEFINGFDEIVQEIRNKDFSRRTDNHETCRECEFRFYCGREESIENILAQAMKE, encoded by the coding sequence ATCAAAAATTGACGGCCTACATACAAAGCACCCCGCCGCCTGAAGAAATAAAATCTGAACCAGAAATTAAGCCCGAACCTGTGCAAGCAGTCAAGCCCGTAAATAATTATCTCGTTTCGTTATTACGTCAGCATTTCGGATTTGACTCATTCAAGCCCGGTCAGGAAGAAATTATCAATGCGCTATTGTCCGGACGTGATGTATTTTGTTCTATGCCAGATAATTACGGAAAAAGTATTTGTTATAGACTACCTGCTTTGTTGATGCCCGGTTTGACTCTTGTTATTGCTGATGAGAACGAAAATTTTAATATTGACTCACACTCGGCGCGGCTTGATAACTCGTTGAACTCTACACAAAAGCGTGAATTACTGCGCAGAATTAAAAGCGGTGCCTGCAAGATTCTTTACTCGGATTTAGAGCAGCTCAACGGGATTATAAATTTCTTGAACGGCGTAGAAATTTCGTTAATTGCCGTAATAATGCGCGAAAATTTAATAGCTTACAGGGAATTTGCCGACTCCCTGAACTCTAAGCGCATACCGATAGCAATTTTTACAGGAGTAACAAGCCCCGAACAACGCGCGGAAATCATGAAGGACTTACGCTCGCCCATGAGAGTTATTACAGGTTTTGAGCTGCAAAATTATTCGTTCGCAATTATTAAATCAGAGAATAAAAACGCGTCAATAAATGAAATTCTCACTCAGCACAAAGACTCTAACGGGATTATTTACACGTCAAAGCCGCAGGATTTTATCAAGTTTGCAGGAAGGAACGCACTAATTTTATCGCAGCTTTCACAGGAAGACGCAAGCAACGCAAATTTTATAGTTTACTCTGATTTTGCGGGCACTCTCGCAGAATTTTTCAAGTCCGCCATACCTGACAAAGATTTAATTATTCTGGTCTCGCAAAAAGATTTAAGGACTTCCGACGGCGCATTTATAATGTTCTGCAACTCCGACGACCCAATAAAAATTTTAGCAGGCTATATCGGCACGGAAGAGTCTCAAGTCAAACCCGATGAAGAAATTTCGCAGCCAATTGAATTAACTCCGGAAGATTTTGCAGACTTTGATTTTACTTCAGCAAACGAGTCCCAGAAAGAAGCAATCACTACTACAAACGGGCCATTATTGATTCTTGCAGGGCCGGGAACGGGAAAAACTTTCACATTAATTCAGCGCACAATATTTTTGATTCAGAAAAAACGACTCAAGCCCGAAAATATTTTAATCGCAACTTTCACGAACAGGGCAGCACATGAAATTTTGTCGAGAATGTCAGAAGAATTTAAAGCGCGCAATATTCAAGCAGACATCAACGAGCTTTATATCGGGACATTTCACTCACTTTGCGAAAAAATTTTACGGGGTTATGTTCAGTTTACGCGATTCAAGAAAAATTTTAGGATTCTTGACGACTTCGAACACAAATATTTATTAATGCGCAAAATTGAGAGATTCAACGATATTACAGCATTGACGAGTCCGGGCAAATGGGACAGAGCCGAAGAATTATGCAATTACATCAATAAACTTTCTGAAGAGCTTGCAGACTCTCAAGAATTAATACGCGACTCAGATCCGTTAATTTCTTCACTTGGCCGTGCTATGCTGCTTCATGATGATTTATTGATTGACGATAACTCGTTGAGTTTTTCTGCTTTGCTGGTCGAGACTTATAAATTACTGCGCGACAATCCCGAAATTTTAGAGAGCCTTCAATCACGCATAAAATATCTAATGGCCGACGAATATCAAGACACAAATTATATTCAGGAGCAAATTTTATTCTTGATAGCAGGTGAGAGCAAAAATATTTGTGTGGCCGGCGACGATGACCAGAGCTTATATAGATTTAGGGGTGCTGCTGTGAGAAATATTTTAGAGTTCCCTGAAAAATTCGCGCGCAATGAGTGCAAAATCGTGAAATTATTGCTGAATTACAGATCTGACGCAAATATTATGAAGTTCTTTACTAGCTGGATAAATGACACGGGCAAATTCTTTAACTGGGAAAATTTTAGATATGATAAAAATCTTGAAGCCTTCAGGAATGAGTCAAAATCTGTGTTCAGGCTCGCTGGAGTGAATGACTCGGCGGAATGGCACGAAAAAATTTTAGCTCTCTTGAAGTCTCTTACTGACTCCGGCAAATTAAGCGATTACAATCAAGTTGCATTTCTCTTCAGGTCGGTGCGTGCTGCTCATGTGCAGGAGTTAGCGCAATTTTTAGAGAATCATAATATAAAAGTTTACTCGCCCCGTTCTGATATGTTCTTCAAGCGCGGGGAAATTCATTTTGCGTTAGGCTGCTTTATATCGATGTTCCCGAAATATTTAAAGTCTCTTGAGTCAGGCGAATTTAAATTTAACGGCCATGAACCCGAAAATATTATTTATTACAGAAATTGTCTGCGAACCGTCGCACGCTTTATCGACAAGCCCGGATATTTGCAGCTGAAAAAATGGCTCATGAAGAAACGCGATTTTCACGCAAAATTAAACGGTTATGCAAATTATTCGTATTCGGATTTATTATATAATTTATTTGCGTTTATGCCGTTCAATAAAGCCCTTGACGCAGAAATCAACAGCGACGTAAAAACTTTAAGGCCTGCACGTAATTTATCGCGTTTAATGCAGGTGATAAAAGATTTTGAGCACATCTCGAACATAAATAATATTCACTCGAAATATATAGAATCTCAGACTATAAGACTATTCAATATTTATTTGCGTTTTTTGCTTGAGGGCGGCTTGAATGAGTACGAGTCAGAAGATCCCGCAGCACCTTCCGGCCACGTAGCTTTTATGACAATTCATCAGGCAAAGGGGCGTGAATTTCCTGTAGTGCTTGTTGACTCATTAAGCAATACTCCGAACATAGTATTTAATGACGGGACTAATTCCGAAATTATGAATGCTGTAGAGTCAAAATATTTCAAGCGTCCGCCGTTCGAGCCTGAAGACATGATAAATTATTTCGATTTCTGGAGGTTGTATTACGTTGCATTTTCGCGGGCAAAAGATTTGTTAATTCTCACTTGCAGGGAGGACAGCACAACGCCGTCAAAATATTTCGAGGACTCTTATAATTCGCTTGATGATGCGGACGAGTCATTTAATCCGGAAAATATAAATATCAGCGAGTCAAATAATTCGAGTCTCAAGCAAATTTACTCGTTCACGTCTGATATTTTGCTTTATGAGTCATGCCCGGTGAAGTATAAATTTTATCGCGAGCTTGAATTTTCGCCGGTCAAGTCAAAGACTCAGTTAATCGGCATTCTTGTGCATTCAGTTATAGATGACATCAACAAAGCAGTAATCAACGGTCAGGAAAATTTAATCAACGAGCAGATAATTTCTAACTGGCTTGAATCTGATTATACGGAACTCGCAAAAACTGAACGGGCAGCACTCACAAAGGCAGATAGAGAAATAGCACTCGGACACGTCATAAGATATGTAATTTTGCGCGGTAATGACTGGTCGGGCATAAAAGAATCTGAGTCCGAGCTTAAATTAATTCGTGATGATTATATAATTACTGGAAGGGCTGATTTAATTTGCTCTGATAACGGCCAAATCGATATAATAGAGTTCAAGACAGGGACAAAGCCGAATATCAATATTAATCATGACCGCGCGAGACTTGAGACTCACAAGAGGCAGTTAAATATTTATGCGTACATTTTTTCGCAGACTACCGGACAAAAAGTTAATAGACTCAGATTATATTACATGTTTGACGGCAGTACATCGCCCGAAATTGTTTATGATTATAACGAGTCAGAAGCTCAAGAATTTATTAACGGTTTTGACGAAATAGTACAGGAGATTCGCAATAAAGATTTTTCCCGCAGAACTGATAATCACGAAACTTGCAGAGAATGCGAATTTAGATTTTACTGCGGGCGTGAGGAATCTATAGAAAATATCTTAGCGCAGGCCATGAAAGAATAA
- a CDS encoding SurA N-terminal domain-containing protein — MNFLRKQMKWVMAIIVVAFLLSTFLMYEGRSTRRTPTRNADGTMSDYEVAQINGRSLMRSELERAVRNYLANNYSTRNLASLDMPAIYQTVLDQAILDSQLAKEVQEKGITVTDAEADRVMKNYADTYFPTREAFYQVLAQNGLKVDDYKRTIARQIATERLVREAIGTITASEDQAVEFYDTMKGLVYTTPEGFMIHAAQFNTSADAENFRARLVNGEEWTAILSSDSFDSKDVINITQQPISMPASALTSGVLSILASLDIKQPSPVFSMSSDDFTVAMKTEHYDTSVRPYNEVSGDIKALLIQQEERRRLNDYQTSLRSKAQVVINDESLFARPVVSEDNTPALDYDISVEEVSEDLELQSSEPTPDAKPEESPASEPVKIESPEVKPQEITEPAKSEDVKAPEVVSSEVKPVESESVDVITPEEIKSDDITPVKAPEVVSSEVKPVEIAEPAKSESADVITPEEIKSEDITPVKAPEVVSSEVKPVEIAEPAKSESADITAAVENIKSVDIQESVDEAVKEITEKVEEIIISSDKQ, encoded by the coding sequence ATGAATTTCCTGCGTAAACAAATGAAATGGGTAATGGCTATAATAGTAGTAGCTTTCTTGCTTTCTACTTTCCTGATGTACGAGGGCAGAAGCACTAGACGCACACCTACAAGAAACGCAGACGGCACTATGTCAGATTATGAAGTCGCACAAATTAACGGCAGATCCCTTATGCGTTCAGAACTTGAGCGCGCAGTAAGAAATTATCTCGCAAATAATTACAGCACTAGAAATCTTGCATCGCTCGACATGCCCGCAATTTATCAAACTGTGTTGGATCAAGCAATATTAGACTCACAGCTCGCTAAAGAAGTTCAGGAAAAGGGAATCACTGTAACTGACGCTGAAGCCGATAGAGTCATGAAAAATTATGCTGATACATACTTCCCGACAAGAGAAGCATTTTATCAGGTTCTCGCGCAAAACGGACTCAAGGTTGACGACTATAAACGCACTATCGCACGTCAAATCGCAACTGAAAGATTAGTACGTGAGGCAATCGGAACTATCACAGCAAGCGAGGATCAAGCCGTAGAATTTTATGACACAATGAAGGGATTAGTTTACACGACTCCAGAAGGCTTTATGATTCACGCGGCACAATTTAACACGAGTGCAGACGCAGAAAATTTCAGAGCTAGACTCGTAAACGGCGAGGAATGGACAGCAATTTTATCAAGCGACTCATTTGACTCTAAGGACGTAATAAATATCACTCAGCAGCCTATTTCTATGCCGGCCAGCGCACTCACAAGCGGAGTATTAAGCATTCTCGCTTCACTCGATATAAAGCAGCCCAGCCCCGTTTTCTCAATGTCAAGCGATGATTTCACGGTCGCAATGAAGACAGAACACTATGACACGAGCGTAAGGCCTTATAACGAGGTCAGCGGCGATATTAAAGCACTCTTAATACAGCAGGAAGAACGACGCAGACTCAACGATTATCAGACTTCATTACGCAGCAAAGCACAAGTTGTAATCAATGACGAGTCTTTATTTGCACGTCCTGTAGTATCAGAGGACAATACGCCCGCATTAGATTATGATATAAGCGTTGAAGAAGTCAGCGAAGATTTAGAATTGCAGTCAAGCGAGCCCACACCGGACGCAAAACCGGAAGAGTCTCCAGCAAGTGAGCCCGTAAAAATTGAATCACCTGAAGTAAAGCCGCAAGAAATTACAGAACCGGCAAAATCTGAAGACGTAAAAGCTCCTGAAGTCGTATCAAGCGAAGTTAAACCGGTAGAATCTGAGTCAGTCGACGTAATAACGCCTGAAGAAATTAAATCAGATGATATTACGCCCGTAAAAGCTCCTGAAGTCGTATCAAGTGAAGTCAAACCGGTAGAAATCGCAGAACCGGCAAAATCTGAATCAGCAGACGTAATAACGCCCGAAGAAATTAAATCAGAAGATATTACACCGGTAAAAGCTCCTGAAGTCGTATCAAGTGAAGTTAAACCGGTAGAAATCGCAGAACCGGCAAAATCTGAGTCAGCCGACATTACAGCAGCAGTCGAAAATATTAAATCTGTTGACATTCAAGAGTCAGTAGATGAAGCAGTGAAGGAAATTACAGAAAAAGTTGAGGAAATTATTATTTCGTCAGACAAGCAATAA
- the carB gene encoding carbamoyl-phosphate synthase large subunit, producing the protein MGQKVLIIGSGPIIIGQACEFDYSGTQACKALKSLGYEIVLVNSNPATIMTDPEMADITYIEPLNLDRLEAIIAREKPDYLLPNLGGQSGLNLCAELNKAGILAKYNVQVIGVQADAIERGEDRVEFKRTMQQLGIDMARSEVAYSVDEALNIAEKLNYPVVLRPAYTMGGAGGGLVYNREELKTVCERGLQASIVHQVLVEESVLGWEELELEVVRDKDNNMITVCFIENVDPMGVHTGDSFCVAPMLTISQELQAKLQEQAYKIVEHIGVIGGTNVQFAHNPKTGRVIVIEINPRTSRSSALASKATGFPIALISAKLAAGLALSDIKCGKFGTLDKYKPGGDYVVVKFARWAFEKFKGVQDKLGTQMRAVGEVMSIGRNFKEALQKAVRSLEKDRFGLGFAKNFHELTESDLLSMLEYPTSERYFIIYEALRKGAAVDEIHNLTHVKKYFLEQIQELVNEEEKILSAGTLSDDDLITAKRDGFADKYLAKLLNVPEHEIRNRREKLNICQTWDSIHVSGTENGAYYYSTYNKPDGVNNISGSKKIMILGGGPNRIGQGIEFDYCCVHAAKSLKRLGFETIIVNCNPETVSTDYDTSDKLYFEPLTLEDVLSIYRAEHPAGVIAQFGGQTPLNLASELEKNGVKILGTSPEIIDLAEDRGRFKNVMDSLNIPMPESGMAANLEQAREVANKIGFPVMVRPSYVLGGRGMEIVYDSESLDNYVNAAVGVTPDRPILIDRFLNHALECEADAICDGTHAYVPAVMEHIELAGIHSGDSACIIPSRHITPEALATIKDYTRKIAEAMHVVGLMNIQYAIENDKVFVLEANPRASRTVPLVSKVCGIQMVPLAVEAMTHDLTGLESPLKNLTERVIPYWGVKESVFPFNMFQEVDPLLGPEMRSTGEVLGIAKEAGEAFYKAEEAANSKLPLSGNVLIAVSDSDKKNIAPIAKKYIDAGFNIFATEGTCDSLRNSGINCEKISGRPDAIDYIINGKISLVINTPREKAFTHTGSALRRSAIKARVPYITTLAGANAAIEGIITVKAQDGKSDSLLSIKEWHKMIH; encoded by the coding sequence ATGGGTCAAAAAGTTTTAATCATTGGCTCAGGTCCCATTATAATAGGTCAGGCTTGCGAGTTCGATTATTCGGGCACGCAGGCTTGTAAGGCCTTAAAATCTCTGGGCTATGAAATTGTATTAGTCAACTCCAACCCCGCAACAATAATGACAGATCCCGAAATGGCAGACATAACTTATATTGAACCGCTGAATCTTGATAGACTCGAGGCAATTATCGCGCGTGAAAAGCCTGATTATTTATTGCCAAATCTCGGCGGACAGTCAGGTTTGAATCTCTGCGCAGAATTGAACAAGGCCGGAATACTCGCAAAATATAATGTTCAAGTCATCGGAGTTCAGGCAGACGCAATCGAACGCGGCGAGGACAGAGTCGAATTTAAGCGCACAATGCAGCAATTAGGAATCGATATGGCACGCTCTGAAGTTGCATACTCGGTCGATGAAGCACTAAATATCGCAGAAAAATTAAATTATCCCGTTGTATTAAGACCTGCTTACACGATGGGCGGTGCAGGAGGCGGACTCGTTTATAACCGCGAAGAATTAAAAACGGTTTGTGAGCGGGGCTTGCAGGCCAGCATTGTTCATCAGGTTTTAGTTGAGGAGTCCGTCTTAGGCTGGGAAGAGTTAGAGCTCGAAGTCGTGCGCGATAAAGATAATAACATGATAACAGTATGCTTTATCGAAAATGTTGACCCTATGGGAGTTCACACTGGCGACTCGTTTTGTGTTGCACCTATGCTGACTATCTCGCAGGAACTTCAAGCAAAGTTACAGGAGCAGGCATATAAAATCGTTGAGCATATCGGAGTCATCGGCGGGACAAACGTACAATTTGCGCATAATCCTAAAACGGGCCGAGTAATCGTAATTGAGATTAATCCGAGAACGTCAAGATCTTCTGCTCTTGCGTCAAAGGCTACAGGTTTCCCGATCGCTTTAATTTCTGCAAAGTTAGCGGCCGGTCTTGCGTTGAGTGATATTAAATGCGGAAAATTCGGCACCCTCGACAAATATAAACCTGGCGGAGATTATGTCGTTGTAAAATTTGCTCGTTGGGCGTTCGAAAAATTTAAGGGCGTTCAGGATAAATTAGGGACTCAAATGCGCGCGGTCGGTGAAGTCATGAGCATAGGACGAAATTTCAAGGAGGCATTACAGAAAGCTGTTAGATCCCTTGAGAAGGATAGATTCGGACTCGGTTTCGCGAAAAATTTTCATGAGCTTACTGAATCTGATTTGCTGTCAATGCTTGAATATCCCACTAGCGAGCGTTATTTTATTATTTATGAGGCATTACGCAAGGGCGCGGCGGTTGACGAGATTCATAATTTGACTCACGTAAAAAAATATTTCCTCGAGCAGATTCAAGAATTAGTCAACGAGGAAGAAAAAATTTTATCAGCCGGGACTCTTTCTGATGATGATTTAATCACGGCCAAGCGCGACGGATTCGCCGATAAATATTTAGCGAAATTATTAAACGTCCCCGAACATGAAATCAGAAATAGGCGCGAAAAATTGAATATCTGCCAGACTTGGGACTCTATTCATGTGAGCGGCACTGAAAACGGAGCTTATTACTACTCGACATATAACAAGCCTGATGGAGTAAATAATATTTCCGGCAGCAAAAAAATTATGATTCTCGGAGGCGGCCCCAACAGAATCGGTCAGGGCATTGAATTTGATTATTGCTGTGTTCATGCTGCAAAGAGTCTAAAGCGTTTGGGATTCGAGACAATAATTGTAAATTGCAACCCTGAAACGGTCTCTACAGATTATGATACGTCAGACAAATTATATTTCGAGCCTTTGACTCTTGAGGACGTATTAAGCATTTACAGAGCAGAACACCCCGCCGGAGTAATCGCGCAGTTCGGTGGTCAGACTCCTTTAAATTTAGCAAGCGAACTAGAGAAAAACGGCGTAAAAATTTTAGGCACTTCACCAGAAATTATTGACTTGGCCGAAGATCGCGGAAGATTTAAAAATGTTATGGACTCGTTAAATATTCCCATGCCTGAGTCAGGAATGGCCGCAAATTTAGAGCAGGCGCGCGAAGTTGCAAATAAAATCGGTTTCCCCGTCATGGTGAGACCTTCTTACGTTCTCGGAGGGCGCGGAATGGAAATCGTTTATGACTCTGAAAGCCTCGACAATTACGTAAATGCAGCAGTAGGAGTTACACCGGATCGGCCTATATTAATAGATAGATTCTTGAATCACGCGCTAGAGTGTGAAGCAGATGCAATTTGCGACGGGACTCACGCTTATGTACCCGCAGTAATGGAGCATATCGAATTAGCCGGCATTCATTCAGGGGATTCAGCTTGTATAATTCCTTCACGACACATAACGCCGGAAGCACTTGCAACGATAAAAGATTACACGCGGAAAATTGCCGAAGCTATGCACGTTGTAGGACTCATGAATATTCAATATGCGATCGAGAATGACAAAGTTTTTGTACTCGAAGCGAATCCCAGAGCCTCGCGCACAGTCCCGTTAGTGTCGAAAGTCTGCGGGATTCAAATGGTGCCTTTAGCTGTTGAAGCAATGACTCACGATTTAACAGGACTCGAGTCGCCTCTGAAAAATTTAACTGAACGAGTCATCCCTTATTGGGGCGTAAAAGAGTCAGTCTTCCCGTTTAACATGTTCCAAGAAGTAGACCCGTTGTTAGGGCCTGAAATGCGTTCAACCGGTGAAGTGCTTGGGATCGCGAAAGAGGCCGGCGAAGCGTTTTACAAGGCGGAAGAGGCAGCAAATTCAAAATTGCCGTTATCTGGAAATGTTTTAATTGCTGTGAGTGATTCGGACAAGAAAAATATTGCTCCCATTGCGAAAAAGTATATTGACGCAGGATTTAATATTTTTGCGACAGAAGGAACTTGCGACTCTCTAAGAAATTCCGGAATTAACTGCGAAAAAATTTCCGGCCGGCCAGACGCAATTGACTACATAATAAACGGTAAAATCAGTCTCGTTATCAATACTCCTCGCGAGAAGGCATTTACTCACACGGGAAGTGCATTGAGGCGCAGTGCAATAAAAGCTAGAGTCCCATATATAACGACTTTGGCCGGAGCTAATGCAGCTATTGAAGGAATTATCACGGTAAAAGCTCAAGACGGTAAATCAGACTCGTTATTGTCAATTAAAGAGTGGCACAAGATGATTCATTAG
- a CDS encoding VOC family protein — translation MKFKMVHENYNVQDLSKSLEFYSQALGLHEKRRKTADDGSFVIVYIGNEESEFELELTWLRDHPQKYDIGEEEFHLAFHVDDFNAAHELHSEMGCICFENHSMGIYFIQDPDGYWLEVIPAKR, via the coding sequence ATGAAATTCAAAATGGTACACGAGAATTATAACGTACAGGATTTAAGCAAGTCGCTTGAATTTTATTCGCAGGCGTTAGGACTTCACGAAAAAAGGCGCAAGACAGCTGACGACGGCTCATTTGTAATTGTCTACATTGGCAACGAAGAGTCAGAATTTGAGCTTGAATTAACGTGGCTTAGAGATCACCCGCAAAAATATGACATCGGCGAAGAAGAATTTCATTTAGCTTTTCACGTTGATGATTTTAACGCGGCTCATGAGCTTCACTCAGAAATGGGCTGTATCTGCTTTGAGAATCACTCAATGGGAATATATTTTATTCAGGATCCCGACGGTTATTGGCTTGAAGTCATACCGGCAAAGAGATAA
- a CDS encoding D-ribose ABC transporter substrate-binding protein, with translation MKKLLVIALSAVLVVCFAVSAFAAGGIMYIITPSTSNPFFGTEQRVGAAKAAALGYTPKCFSHDDDAAKQLELFEAAIADKAIAIICDNAGADASIEAIRKANAANIPVFLIDREINESGLALAQIVADNAQGAAAIAEKWVEAMDYAGPYAELLGRESDTNCWVRSQNYHSVINEYPDLKMVAQQTANWDQTEAYSKTEAILQAHPEIKGIICGNDTMACGATQACLDAKRPDIKIIGLDGSDDAAAYVAKGQMVGTALQQIARITEMAIEQADEFIRTGKKPAQEKQLVPCIAITKDNVANLSQFVYTEK, from the coding sequence ATGAAAAAGTTACTCGTTATTGCGTTATCAGCAGTTCTTGTTGTGTGCTTTGCAGTAAGTGCATTCGCTGCCGGAGGAATCATGTACATTATTACGCCTTCGACATCAAATCCGTTTTTCGGCACTGAACAGAGAGTCGGAGCAGCAAAGGCCGCCGCATTAGGTTATACTCCAAAATGTTTCTCACACGACGACGACGCAGCAAAACAACTTGAATTATTCGAGGCTGCAATCGCTGATAAGGCAATCGCTATTATTTGCGACAACGCCGGAGCAGACGCTTCAATCGAGGCCATTCGCAAAGCCAACGCCGCAAATATTCCCGTTTTCTTGATTGACCGTGAGATTAACGAGTCAGGACTCGCCCTCGCTCAAATCGTAGCAGACAACGCACAGGGAGCAGCAGCAATCGCAGAAAAATGGGTTGAAGCAATGGACTACGCCGGCCCTTATGCAGAATTACTCGGACGCGAGTCAGATACTAACTGCTGGGTACGTTCGCAAAATTATCACTCTGTAATTAATGAATATCCCGATCTCAAAATGGTAGCTCAACAGACAGCTAACTGGGATCAGACAGAAGCATATTCAAAGACTGAAGCAATTTTGCAGGCTCATCCCGAAATTAAAGGCATTATCTGCGGAAATGACACAATGGCTTGCGGAGCGACTCAGGCATGTTTAGACGCAAAACGCCCTGACATAAAAATTATCGGCCTTGATGGTTCAGATGACGCAGCAGCATACGTCGCAAAAGGTCAGATGGTCGGCACAGCGTTACAGCAGATCGCAAGAATTACAGAAATGGCAATTGAGCAGGCTGACGAATTTATCAGAACAGGCAAGAAACCTGCGCAGGAAAAACAATTAGTCCCCTGCATCGCGATCACAAAGGATAATGTCGCAAATCTTTCACAGTTCGTCTACACAGAGAAATAA
- a CDS encoding DUF2291 family protein: protein MKAKIFALIIIIALAAFVANSAKVIDKGTEGQYTGVVAFDAAASSGSDWAKISQEITANAAEINAIDLNALGAGKAIKINGTVSDFTSKAGGKRNSITITPENYSGNMIFTVQLGSVYTGTSVRDAQTIKKFGDFTNQTEWSQYAKALNTQLDNEVVKPLAINDSVKGKKITLIGAATSSGNQVNITPVSIVIE from the coding sequence TTGAAAGCTAAAATCTTCGCACTAATAATTATTATCGCCTTAGCTGCATTCGTGGCAAATTCCGCAAAAGTTATCGACAAGGGCACAGAAGGACAATATACGGGAGTCGTTGCATTTGACGCTGCTGCAAGTTCCGGAAGCGACTGGGCAAAAATTTCACAGGAAATCACAGCAAACGCCGCAGAAATTAACGCAATCGATCTAAACGCGCTCGGAGCAGGAAAAGCAATCAAGATTAACGGCACTGTCAGCGATTTTACATCAAAGGCGGGAGGCAAGCGAAATTCTATAACTATCACTCCTGAAAATTATTCCGGCAACATGATATTTACAGTTCAGTTAGGCAGCGTTTATACAGGCACATCAGTAAGGGACGCTCAGACAATAAAGAAATTCGGCGATTTCACGAATCAAACCGAGTGGAGCCAGTACGCAAAAGCCCTTAACACCCAGCTTGATAATGAAGTAGTCAAGCCCCTTGCAATAAATGACTCCGTGAAGGGCAAAAAAATAACTCTAATCGGTGCAGCAACTTCATCAGGGAATCAGGTAAATATTACGCCTGTCTCTATAGTTATCGAGTAA